A single window of Pontibacillus chungwhensis DNA harbors:
- a CDS encoding ATP-binding cassette domain-containing protein, producing the protein MDMVKGTIYVEHLSKTFKKGNVKAVKDVSFSVEEGEFFAFLGPNGAGKSTTVQIVTTLISPSAGKVYVAEQDVLTNPKGVREHIGVALQETGIDPSLTGREMLELQCRIFGFTKQESKSRTDELLEVVQLVEAADRICGNYSGGMRRRLDLALTLVNKPKILFLDEPTTGLDPSNRKSIWDYLERLNKEEGTTIFLTTQYLEEADTLADRISIIDDGEIVATGTPQELKAQIGNDIIAMTFAGDNEANEAEKAIKHHMPDADLVRRAAELNMYVQDGTKRLMEVVRVLDQEEITVQSINVNSPTLDDIFLKITAEGEKKRGEVEHG; encoded by the coding sequence ATGGATATGGTAAAAGGAACGATTTATGTTGAACATCTATCTAAAACCTTTAAGAAAGGCAATGTAAAAGCTGTGAAGGATGTTAGCTTTTCTGTGGAAGAAGGGGAATTCTTTGCCTTTTTAGGACCAAATGGAGCAGGTAAATCAACAACGGTCCAGATCGTTACCACTTTAATCTCCCCGTCAGCTGGTAAGGTGTATGTTGCTGAACAAGATGTTCTTACAAATCCAAAAGGGGTGCGTGAACATATCGGGGTAGCTTTACAGGAAACAGGAATTGATCCCAGTTTAACAGGTAGAGAAATGTTGGAGCTGCAATGTAGAATCTTCGGATTTACCAAACAGGAATCAAAATCAAGGACAGATGAACTACTAGAAGTAGTGCAGCTCGTTGAAGCGGCCGATCGGATTTGTGGCAATTACTCAGGAGGGATGAGGAGGAGACTAGATCTTGCCTTAACGCTTGTGAATAAACCTAAGATTCTGTTTCTCGATGAACCCACCACAGGACTTGATCCTTCAAATAGGAAGAGCATTTGGGATTATTTAGAGCGTCTGAATAAAGAAGAAGGAACGACTATTTTTCTAACCACACAATACTTAGAAGAAGCAGATACATTGGCCGATCGCATTTCAATTATTGATGATGGAGAGATTGTAGCTACAGGGACACCGCAAGAGTTAAAAGCTCAAATAGGGAACGATATCATTGCGATGACGTTTGCAGGGGACAATGAAGCGAATGAAGCAGAAAAGGCCATTAAGCACCACATGCCAGATGCTGACCTGGTCCGAAGGGCGGCAGAATTAAATATGTATGTTCAGGACGGAACGAAACGATTGATGGAGGTAGTACGGGTTTTAGACCAGGAAGAGATAACCGTACAGTCCATTAATGTAAATTCTCCTACTCTAGATGATATTTTCCTTAAAATCACAGCTGAAGGAGAGAAAAAGAGAGGAGAGGTTGAACATGGGTAA
- a CDS encoding ABC transporter permease, whose product MGNGLVKDIWVLSKRSVLTTLRSPFSFIPNLLISTFFLLVYESGLSGISQLPAFEGANYLAFILPVSVVSAAIGGAGGAGQGIVKDIENGFFSRLLLTPASRLSIVLGPIIAGMLQLFVQTILILIVAFIMGLEVATGFLGVLVVLLLAVGWGLAFAGYSAGIALKTKNAQAAQAGTLIFFPLIFLSTTFVPYELIESSWLKVAATINPTTYIFESMRTVLIDGWQFWDIAKGFIAITIACAITITFAAVSAKKAVSRG is encoded by the coding sequence ATGGGTAATGGATTAGTTAAGGATATATGGGTTTTATCTAAGCGTAGTGTACTCACGACTCTCCGGAGCCCCTTTTCTTTTATACCTAATTTACTTATTTCAACGTTCTTTTTATTAGTCTATGAAAGCGGACTGAGTGGCATTTCACAGCTACCGGCTTTCGAGGGAGCAAATTATTTGGCCTTTATTTTACCTGTTTCCGTAGTGTCAGCTGCCATTGGAGGGGCGGGGGGAGCCGGCCAGGGTATTGTAAAAGATATTGAAAATGGCTTCTTCTCACGCTTATTACTCACACCAGCCTCAAGACTTTCGATTGTGCTTGGTCCTATTATTGCTGGCATGTTGCAATTATTTGTGCAAACGATCCTGATCTTAATTGTAGCCTTTATCATGGGGCTTGAAGTAGCAACTGGGTTTTTAGGTGTTCTGGTCGTTCTCCTCTTAGCAGTAGGTTGGGGGTTAGCTTTTGCTGGGTATTCAGCTGGCATTGCTTTGAAAACCAAAAATGCTCAAGCCGCCCAGGCAGGTACTCTTATCTTTTTCCCGTTAATCTTTCTGAGTACAACATTTGTCCCTTATGAATTAATTGAATCATCCTGGTTAAAAGTTGCTGCTACGATTAATCCGACCACGTATATCTTTGAAAGTATGCGAACGGTTTTAATTGATGGGTGGCAGTTCTGGGATATTGCGAAGGGGTTCATTGCCATTACCATTGCATGTGCGATTACGATTACCTTTGCGGCAGTTTCGGCTAAGAAAGCAGTTAGTAGAGGATAG
- a CDS encoding class I SAM-dependent methyltransferase, translated as MAGEVFDPKKAEKLVDPSRQNTVPVERVLELLQLTGEEKVADLGAGNGYLTLPIAKETKDRVTAVDLQFEMLELLASRAEGEGITNVERMKSSLDALNLPDASFHRAVTAFVLHEVPDLHQTLREIHRILMEHSRLLILDWEKVDGEQGPPKDHRIASNELAERVAEEGFDVEVGHLNDEVYYIVATK; from the coding sequence ATGGCAGGAGAGGTATTTGATCCAAAAAAAGCGGAGAAACTGGTAGATCCAAGTCGACAAAACACAGTTCCAGTAGAGAGAGTGTTGGAGCTCCTTCAATTAACAGGTGAAGAGAAGGTAGCCGATTTGGGAGCTGGGAATGGGTATTTAACACTACCGATTGCGAAAGAGACCAAGGATCGGGTAACCGCCGTCGACCTTCAATTTGAAATGCTAGAACTGTTAGCATCTAGAGCTGAAGGAGAAGGCATTACCAATGTTGAACGTATGAAAAGCAGCCTAGATGCTTTGAATCTTCCTGATGCTTCATTTCACCGTGCAGTAACGGCTTTTGTTTTGCATGAGGTACCCGATTTACATCAGACACTTCGTGAAATTCATCGAATTCTAATGGAACATAGCCGTCTTCTGATCTTAGATTGGGAAAAGGTTGACGGAGAGCAAGGTCCGCCTAAAGATCACCGTATCGCCTCCAACGAGCTGGCTGAACGGGTAGCTGAAGAAGGCTTTGATGTAGAGGTGGGTCACTTGAATGATGAAGTATACTATATCGTAGCAACGAAATAA
- a CDS encoding rhodanese-like domain-containing protein has translation MDTIITVLLIAVAVYFISKTIIPPKGVEQISPAQAQDKLKSKKKQSQFVDVRTPGEYNRNQIRGFTNLPLQSLKAQSSQLDQSKEVVLLCQSGTRSMAAARVLKKQGFTHITNIRGGLNAWK, from the coding sequence TTGGATACAATTATTACAGTATTATTGATTGCTGTAGCGGTATACTTCATAAGTAAAACGATCATACCACCTAAGGGTGTTGAACAAATCTCTCCAGCGCAAGCTCAGGATAAATTGAAAAGTAAGAAAAAGCAAAGTCAATTTGTTGATGTACGTACCCCTGGGGAGTATAATAGAAATCAGATAAGAGGGTTTACCAATCTTCCTCTTCAGTCCTTGAAGGCACAGTCGAGCCAGTTAGATCAGTCAAAAGAAGTCGTTTTACTTTGTCAAAGTGGAACGCGCAGTATGGCTGCAGCTCGAGTTTTAAAAAAGCAAGGATTTACTCACATTACAAACATTCGTGGCGGTTTGAACGCCTGGAAATAA
- a CDS encoding rhodanese-like domain-containing protein — MKNITPEEVRKKVEGGENINIVDVREPEEVEEGKIPGAKHIPLGSLDERKDELDKDKEYVMVCRSGGRSGKATAFLEENGYNVINMDGGMLAWEGSVDK, encoded by the coding sequence ATGAAAAATATCACACCAGAAGAAGTTCGTAAAAAAGTAGAAGGTGGCGAAAACATTAACATTGTTGATGTTCGTGAACCTGAGGAAGTAGAAGAAGGAAAAATTCCAGGAGCAAAGCATATTCCTTTAGGATCTCTAGATGAGCGTAAAGATGAGCTGGATAAGGACAAGGAGTATGTAATGGTTTGTCGTTCCGGTGGTCGTAGCGGAAAAGCAACAGCTTTCTTAGAAGAAAACGGATATAATGTGATCAATATGGATGGCGGTATGCTAGCTTGGGAAGGTAGCGTAGACAAATAA
- a CDS encoding DUF2512 family protein: MFKLEHIKALGIKWVILIAAVFPIYGVIAGASLINVFLITFVLLGITYVIGDLFILRRFGLLVTSVADLALTFSILYLFGNVINGITTQTVLPAIAGAGFIVTFETFFHIYMENRVLHLGSHVYDRRRQLLVPKKLRVEASEELFPYEAQRKEAQKEDTHHPEE, translated from the coding sequence GTGTTTAAACTGGAGCATATTAAAGCACTCGGGATTAAATGGGTCATCTTAATTGCAGCTGTCTTCCCTATATACGGCGTGATTGCTGGAGCTTCCTTAATCAATGTGTTCCTTATTACTTTTGTATTACTGGGAATCACGTATGTGATAGGAGATTTATTTATATTAAGACGCTTTGGTCTACTCGTTACCTCCGTTGCCGATCTCGCTTTAACATTTTCGATTCTTTACCTTTTCGGCAATGTAATCAACGGCATTACGACTCAAACCGTACTCCCTGCCATTGCAGGAGCTGGGTTTATTGTGACTTTTGAGACATTTTTTCATATTTATATGGAAAACCGTGTATTGCACCTTGGATCTCACGTGTATGACAGACGTCGCCAACTACTCGTTCCTAAAAAGTTACGCGTAGAGGCATCAGAGGAACTATTCCCCTATGAAGCACAAAGAAAAGAAGCTCAAAAAGAAGATACCCATCACCCTGAAGAATAA
- a CDS encoding VOC family protein, whose protein sequence is MAIKQLNSIRIPCKDLKETKEWYKNHLQLEAKGDQGEVTISFAEGADLVFYESKVTQEYPFSPFNINVYEPQHLHRDLFLKGAKLTDIDDFFDMLCYEVTDPNNIQIGIVGWEEDAKAAHPVTKLGGYFLPVRSLEDASLWYKTHLKAEQLYDFSFDTPMYGEMRALTLDHLGITLVEIPSDLHNVIEHPFTLGSTNLEEDLQSLRQSGVEIEEEVPGESFCFKDQEGHKIQVQMIS, encoded by the coding sequence ATGGCAATAAAACAACTTAACTCAATAAGGATACCGTGTAAAGACTTGAAGGAGACGAAAGAATGGTACAAAAATCATTTACAACTAGAGGCTAAAGGCGATCAAGGGGAAGTGACCATTTCATTTGCCGAAGGTGCCGATTTAGTTTTTTATGAAAGTAAAGTGACACAAGAATACCCGTTCAGCCCTTTTAATATTAATGTGTACGAACCTCAGCACTTACATAGAGACTTATTCTTAAAAGGAGCCAAGTTAACAGATATTGATGACTTTTTTGATATGCTTTGTTATGAGGTAACCGATCCGAATAACATTCAGATTGGAATAGTCGGCTGGGAAGAGGATGCCAAAGCCGCCCATCCTGTTACAAAACTAGGAGGGTACTTTCTCCCGGTAAGAAGCTTAGAGGATGCATCTCTTTGGTATAAGACCCATCTAAAAGCAGAGCAGTTATATGATTTTTCATTTGACACTCCAATGTATGGGGAAATGCGTGCATTAACGCTTGATCATCTTGGGATCACACTTGTAGAGATTCCAAGTGACCTTCATAACGTCATTGAACATCCGTTCACACTAGGATCCACAAACCTTGAAGAAGATCTACAATCTCTTCGACAGTCAGGAGTCGAAATAGAAGAGGAAGTACCAGGAGAATCCTTTTGTTTTAAAGACCAAGAAGGACATAAAATACAAGTACAAATGATTTCTTAA
- a CDS encoding HAMP domain-containing sensor histidine kinase, with translation MKKQKKKQTSSSLLRRYILILLIGITLFQITLPLLFVVFEVGFNQFGWTEPNHYRGDKLEAMWHEQAEDLSVEEVPQALEEVHKNYPNASLFWIDQQGRFKDPIQVEEGLYPEVWSVPQTVEFMKESFDGDPFTTVAYIGSTKMDGFMVFQISREYLDSPLSRVESEYRFWFTGIGLGSIFLTFLILSLLFFLRLRRRLIHLQQAMTMDEGAMIPNPVEVKKRDEIGLLEESFNNMVYKLKESQRNEQEEESLRRDLIANLSHDLRTPLTTLRGQIYGLQKEVTTEKGNQLIALADGKITFLGELIENLQSYTLLSAHRFPHHPKEIELTALTRQSLASWYDTLENEGFQIDIHVTDHPMYTTLDPTWFQRILDNVIQNVLRHASEGKYIQFTLAHSDNYGHLSVADHGKGMEQNSSSTKGSGIGLTIISLMTQKSDIAWEIESSPSGTIQHFTFHVNEKRS, from the coding sequence ATGAAGAAGCAGAAGAAAAAACAAACAAGTTCCTCCCTATTACGTAGATACATATTAATTCTACTGATCGGGATCACCCTTTTTCAAATTACACTACCTCTTTTGTTCGTTGTTTTTGAAGTGGGCTTTAATCAGTTTGGTTGGACGGAACCTAATCATTACAGAGGAGATAAGCTTGAGGCCATGTGGCATGAGCAAGCTGAGGATCTTTCTGTCGAGGAAGTTCCTCAAGCTTTAGAGGAGGTTCATAAGAATTATCCTAATGCCTCTTTATTCTGGATCGATCAACAAGGACGTTTCAAAGACCCTATACAAGTAGAAGAGGGCCTCTACCCTGAAGTATGGAGCGTTCCTCAGACTGTTGAATTTATGAAAGAAAGCTTTGATGGAGACCCATTTACAACCGTAGCTTATATAGGCAGTACCAAAATGGATGGATTTATGGTTTTTCAAATCTCTCGTGAGTACTTAGATTCTCCATTAAGTCGCGTTGAATCCGAATACCGCTTCTGGTTTACAGGGATTGGTTTAGGAAGTATTTTCTTAACGTTTCTCATTCTTTCCTTGCTCTTTTTCCTGCGCCTCAGAAGACGTCTGATACATCTTCAACAAGCCATGACAATGGATGAAGGAGCTATGATTCCAAATCCAGTTGAAGTTAAAAAACGTGATGAAATAGGGCTATTAGAAGAATCATTTAACAATATGGTCTACAAATTAAAAGAAAGTCAAAGGAATGAACAAGAAGAAGAATCGCTAAGGAGAGACTTGATCGCCAACCTTTCTCATGACTTACGCACTCCCTTAACCACACTAAGAGGCCAAATTTATGGTTTACAAAAAGAAGTCACAACTGAGAAAGGAAATCAATTAATTGCATTAGCTGATGGAAAGATTACTTTTTTAGGTGAACTAATTGAGAATTTACAATCCTACACGCTTTTATCTGCACACCGCTTCCCGCATCATCCTAAAGAAATTGAACTCACAGCTTTAACACGTCAATCCTTGGCATCCTGGTACGATACGCTGGAGAATGAGGGATTTCAAATTGATATTCACGTAACGGACCATCCGATGTATACCACTCTTGATCCAACATGGTTCCAACGGATTTTAGACAATGTGATACAAAATGTTTTAAGACATGCGAGTGAAGGAAAATACATTCAATTCACATTAGCTCACAGCGATAATTACGGGCATCTATCTGTGGCTGATCACGGAAAGGGGATGGAACAAAACAGCTCTTCTACTAAAGGTTCGGGCATCGGCTTGACCATTATTTCCCTCATGACACAGAAATCTGATATTGCCTGGGAAATCGAGTCTTCCCCTTCAGGAACCATTCAACACTTTACGTTTCACGTAAACGAAAAAAGGAGCTAA
- a CDS encoding response regulator transcription factor encodes MAMILYIEDEKEIGEWVKGALEESGHNVQWFTSGEGIEDQIGEASLVLLDVMLPGLDGFTIGKRIKKHNPELPIMMLTARSAVDDKVYGLQFADDYMVKPFHLEELLARMDVLFRRFGASSNQSLILGDIEVNLHTNQLLHKPSNKEIILSGKQYKIFFYLVQHLNQILTKEQIYEAIWGERYLDGDKSLMVHMRHLREKIEKDPSHPQIVQTIRGIGYRVKG; translated from the coding sequence ATGGCAATGATTTTATACATAGAAGATGAAAAAGAAATTGGTGAATGGGTGAAAGGTGCACTTGAGGAGAGTGGTCACAATGTTCAATGGTTCACTTCTGGTGAAGGGATTGAAGATCAAATCGGTGAGGCAAGTTTGGTTTTACTCGATGTTATGCTGCCTGGCTTAGATGGGTTTACTATTGGAAAAAGAATAAAAAAACATAACCCGGAACTTCCCATCATGATGCTGACAGCACGATCAGCCGTTGATGACAAAGTATATGGACTCCAGTTTGCTGATGATTACATGGTTAAACCTTTCCATCTAGAAGAGCTCCTGGCCAGAATGGATGTGCTATTTCGCAGATTCGGAGCGAGTTCAAACCAATCTCTTATCCTAGGTGACATCGAAGTCAACTTACATACAAATCAGCTGCTTCATAAACCATCCAACAAAGAAATTATACTATCGGGCAAACAGTATAAGATTTTTTTCTATCTCGTTCAGCACCTGAACCAAATATTAACCAAAGAACAGATTTATGAGGCAATATGGGGAGAACGTTACTTGGACGGTGATAAATCACTAATGGTACATATGCGGCATTTAAGAGAGAAAATCGAAAAAGATCCAAGCCATCCACAAATCGTTCAAACGATACGCGGAATTGGTTACAGGGTGAAAGGATGA
- a CDS encoding ABC transporter ATP-binding protein, which produces MEYIVETIRLTKTYKQEHAVDNIQLQIPKGSIYGFLGPNGAGKTTTIRMLLGLIKPTYGEVMMFNKPFLKNRVELLGKVGSLVENPSYYGHLNAVENLEVYRTLLEVPKERVKEVLELVGLTYAMKKKVKQYSLGMKQRLGIAIALLGDPELLILDEPTNGLDPQGIQEIRSLINELVKKRGITILVSSHLLAEIDQMADYVGIISKGKLIFQDRIEVLRKRATGEVRLRVGQMEHARKVALAQGVPVRIDQEQLVIEEVDDTKMASLITSFIRNDIPVYRIQDHHKSLEDIFLDVVRKGGVRDVQEALNQ; this is translated from the coding sequence ATGGAGTATATAGTCGAAACGATAAGGTTAACGAAAACGTATAAGCAGGAACATGCAGTGGACAACATTCAATTGCAAATTCCAAAAGGCTCTATTTATGGATTTTTAGGACCAAATGGAGCAGGGAAAACCACCACGATCCGGATGTTATTAGGGTTAATCAAACCAACCTATGGAGAAGTTATGATGTTTAATAAGCCTTTTTTAAAGAACCGAGTGGAACTATTGGGAAAGGTGGGTTCGCTTGTGGAGAACCCTTCCTATTATGGACATTTGAATGCGGTAGAGAATTTAGAAGTTTATCGTACCCTTCTTGAAGTGCCGAAAGAAAGAGTCAAAGAAGTGCTTGAGCTTGTAGGACTTACCTATGCCATGAAGAAGAAAGTTAAGCAATATTCTCTAGGTATGAAGCAGCGTCTTGGTATCGCCATTGCGCTACTTGGGGATCCGGAATTACTCATTCTCGATGAGCCAACAAACGGGCTTGACCCTCAGGGAATTCAAGAAATACGTTCTTTAATTAACGAACTGGTAAAGAAACGTGGCATTACGATACTTGTTTCAAGTCATCTATTAGCTGAGATCGATCAGATGGCCGATTACGTAGGAATCATTTCTAAAGGGAAACTGATCTTTCAAGATCGAATAGAGGTTTTGAGAAAACGGGCCACGGGTGAGGTCAGATTGCGGGTTGGTCAGATGGAGCATGCAAGAAAGGTGGCCTTGGCTCAAGGTGTGCCTGTTAGGATTGATCAGGAACAGTTGGTAATAGAAGAGGTGGATGACACGAAGATGGCCTCCTTAATAACGAGTTTTATTAGGAATGATATACCCGTTTACCGCATTCAAGATCACCATAAATCTCTAGAAGATATTTTCTTAGATGTGGTTCGAAAAGGGGGAGTAAGGGATGTTCAAGAAGCTCTTAATCAGTGA
- a CDS encoding ABC transporter permease has product MFKKLLISDFKKLKRSWIWVFVVLGPLGVVLVQSLNFGLRYDYMTNTMYKDDIWSGLIQEVYYFSIAVIVIGMALITSLIGGMEHRAGAWKQLLSTPVKKTHVYLSKGVMGFILLLLSCVLLALGTAGLGILLQFGTAIPWVELLRFTFFPYLAALPFFAVFIYLAVHYKNQGVVIGVGILSLAVMGVGPAWSPSSWPMLPDEWVSSSLNVPLGIATGVCLIILASLLFAREDVNG; this is encoded by the coding sequence ATGTTCAAGAAGCTCTTAATCAGTGATTTCAAGAAATTGAAGAGAAGTTGGATTTGGGTCTTCGTCGTGCTCGGCCCCTTAGGGGTAGTGCTCGTTCAATCCTTAAATTTTGGTCTTCGGTATGACTATATGACAAACACGATGTATAAAGATGATATATGGTCAGGATTAATTCAGGAAGTGTATTATTTTTCTATTGCTGTCATTGTAATTGGAATGGCTCTTATTACGTCTCTTATAGGGGGGATGGAGCATAGGGCAGGGGCTTGGAAGCAACTATTAAGTACTCCGGTAAAGAAAACACATGTTTACCTTTCAAAAGGGGTGATGGGATTCATTCTCTTACTACTCTCTTGTGTTTTATTGGCTTTAGGGACCGCCGGATTAGGAATTCTGTTGCAGTTTGGAACAGCCATACCATGGGTTGAACTTCTTCGTTTCACCTTTTTCCCTTACTTGGCAGCACTGCCGTTTTTCGCTGTCTTCATTTATCTTGCTGTTCATTACAAAAATCAAGGTGTGGTCATTGGAGTAGGTATTCTTTCTCTTGCCGTGATGGGAGTAGGTCCAGCGTGGAGTCCTAGCTCATGGCCGATGCTGCCAGATGAGTGGGTTTCATCTTCTTTAAATGTCCCTTTAGGAATCGCTACAGGGGTATGTCTTATAATCTTAGCTAGTCTTTTATTTGCGAGGGAGGATGTGAACGGATGA
- a CDS encoding ABC transporter permease: protein MIGKAMRGEFKKLKHTNIITILVAAPMLTSLFAWFYNLPSPPNTEWESLYIKQALLHGQYLLPLLACLIAAYICKLDHDESSWKAWLVQPLKRYHVYIAKAMVALLLVALIQLLMFACYLIMGYIKGYGGLLPGEILLRGYIGGYLSAIPLIMLQLWVSSAWKSFAGAMGVNVVLTLPAILIAQSQTYGPWYPWSQPILAMFFTAENDSSFIPYEQLVYIIGGTSIVFFFIGLLRFTKRAY, encoded by the coding sequence ATGATTGGAAAAGCAATGCGTGGAGAATTTAAGAAATTAAAACATACGAATATCATCACGATCCTAGTGGCGGCCCCAATGTTGACGAGTCTTTTTGCTTGGTTTTACAACCTCCCATCTCCACCTAATACGGAGTGGGAATCGTTGTACATTAAGCAAGCTCTGTTACATGGGCAATATTTGCTGCCTTTATTGGCATGTTTAATCGCAGCTTACATATGTAAGTTGGATCATGATGAAAGCAGTTGGAAAGCGTGGCTTGTACAACCTTTGAAAAGGTACCATGTATATATAGCAAAAGCAATGGTGGCTCTTCTTTTAGTAGCACTTATACAACTTCTTATGTTCGCTTGTTATCTAATTATGGGCTATATAAAAGGGTATGGAGGCTTATTGCCAGGAGAGATCCTTTTGAGAGGGTATATTGGCGGCTATTTATCCGCAATTCCTCTTATCATGCTGCAATTGTGGGTCTCTTCGGCTTGGAAGAGTTTTGCTGGAGCCATGGGAGTGAATGTCGTATTAACCTTACCTGCTATCTTAATTGCTCAATCACAAACGTATGGCCCCTGGTATCCATGGTCACAGCCGATCTTAGCTATGTTTTTCACTGCAGAGAATGATTCAAGTTTTATCCCTTATGAACAGCTTGTCTATATTATAGGGGGTACTTCCATAGTGTTCTTTTTTATTGGCTTATTGCGCTTTACAAAAAGGGCCTATTAA
- a CDS encoding GNAT family N-acetyltransferase — MWIRNAEHKDLSYINNIENDAIRNSTAIFDLEEKSLEDKEKWFSNLHGIYPILVAEWEEEVAGYAYLSPYNDKLAYQTTAELSLYVNRDYRGYGIGHGLMKALLEKAKDYQFHSIISLITEGNETSERLHEKFQFTHIGTLKEVGNKFDEWQNVKLYQWIGID, encoded by the coding sequence ATGTGGATACGGAATGCAGAACATAAAGATCTATCCTACATTAATAATATTGAAAATGATGCGATCAGAAACTCTACCGCAATCTTCGACCTAGAAGAAAAAAGCCTCGAGGATAAAGAAAAATGGTTTTCTAACCTTCATGGTATTTATCCTATCCTTGTTGCCGAATGGGAAGAAGAAGTGGCAGGGTATGCTTATTTATCCCCCTATAATGACAAGCTTGCCTATCAGACCACGGCTGAACTCTCTCTTTATGTGAACCGAGACTATAGAGGTTACGGAATTGGTCATGGATTAATGAAAGCATTGTTGGAAAAAGCAAAGGATTATCAATTTCACTCAATTATTTCACTTATAACAGAGGGGAACGAAACGAGTGAGAGGTTACACGAGAAATTTCAGTTTACCCATATCGGAACATTAAAAGAAGTCGGAAATAAGTTTGATGAGTGGCAAAATGTGAAATTATATCAGTGGATAGGAATCGATTAG
- the corA gene encoding magnesium/cobalt transporter CorA — translation MIRTIAITEDQQLHTDLPLENLSEEGIMWYWVDFSEPTPSETQKLDTVFQFHPLAIEDCIHNLQRPKLDYYDEHTFFVMHALNAKTLEKEEVDLFNGDGYIVTYHKHVCPELEQVWNRLLRERSFKSWDEFHVLHQIFDKVVDNYFPIVYAIEDHINDIEDNTKELSMETLLEQLFDTRADLLSMRQTVHPMRDLMYRILSSHRLDGVRERKEYFSDIYDHLLKVSELIESNREMTQDIRDSYMSLNSHETNRTMQILTVISTIFMPLTFIVGVYGMNFAYMPELDEKYAYFVVLAIMFVIAIIMFLWFKRKGWFD, via the coding sequence ATGATCAGGACAATAGCGATCACAGAAGACCAGCAATTACATACAGATCTCCCTCTAGAAAATTTATCAGAAGAGGGGATTATGTGGTACTGGGTGGATTTTTCAGAACCCACGCCAAGTGAAACCCAAAAGTTGGACACGGTCTTCCAATTTCACCCGTTGGCGATTGAAGATTGTATACATAATTTACAACGCCCAAAATTAGATTATTATGACGAGCACACTTTTTTCGTTATGCACGCCTTGAATGCAAAGACGCTTGAGAAAGAAGAAGTGGATTTATTTAATGGAGATGGGTATATTGTGACGTATCATAAACACGTTTGCCCAGAGCTCGAACAGGTGTGGAATCGGTTATTAAGGGAACGCTCCTTTAAGAGTTGGGATGAATTTCATGTGCTTCATCAGATTTTTGATAAAGTTGTAGATAATTACTTCCCCATTGTCTATGCCATTGAAGACCATATTAACGATATTGAAGATAATACGAAGGAATTATCAATGGAGACATTACTTGAGCAATTATTTGATACGAGGGCAGATTTATTATCGATGCGTCAAACTGTTCATCCTATGAGAGATTTGATGTATCGAATATTAAGTTCTCACAGACTGGACGGGGTCAGGGAGCGTAAGGAATACTTTTCCGATATTTATGATCATCTTTTAAAGGTATCTGAACTTATTGAATCGAATCGGGAAATGACACAGGATATACGTGACAGCTACATGTCACTTAATTCACACGAAACCAATCGTACGATGCAAATTCTAACCGTCATATCGACCATCTTTATGCCACTTACCTTTATCGTTGGGGTATATGGGATGAACTTTGCCTACATGCCTGAACTTGATGAAAAGTATGCTTATTTTGTTGTATTAGCTATTATGTTCGTCATCGCTATCATTATGTTTTTATGGTTCAAACGAAAAGGTTGGTTTGATTAA